The sequence GGAGGACGTTTAGAACAACAAATTCAAAGTATTGGACAACGTTTAGGTGAAAATATTACCAATGGTTTATTACAACCCTTCACTGAATCGTCCGATACAATGGCAAATGATACATATCAACTCATTGCTCATAAAGCAAGTCAAACACCGCTTGATAGTGAACAAATTGCTGAATTAGTACAATCTGTGATTTTTGACAGTTTAGAAATTGTTAGAAAACAAGTAAAAGTAAAACAATGGCAAGAAAGTATGCATAATCAACCAAAGTAATTATCAACATTAACTTTTTGATAACAATATTCATTTAAATCTGGCTTGATTATTTATCATGACTATCTTATCCTAGTTTAAAGTTCAATTTCTAGGATAAGATAATGAAATTTCAACATAATGCTCTAACAATGGCGATTTTAGCCAGTTCACTCGTGGTTTTAACGGCTTGCTCTAGCCCTAAAACACACAAAAATGAAGTTGCTGTAATGCCTACACCAATGGTTGAAATCTCGCCAGAACCAGAAGTGTCTTATGCTGCTGAAGCGGTTGCGCCTGCTCCTGCCGCAATGCAAGCAAAACGTGTAATGGTTCAACCACAAATGATGCGAGCGGCGAGCGTTACAAGTGCTAAGGAAGTCGCTTATGTTGAGCCAAATACTGAAAAGTATCAAAAAAATACACCTAATCCAGTACAACAAGTGAGTCAAAATCCAGTATCAACCTTTAGTATTGATGTCGATACAGGCAGTTATAGTAATATCCGCCGTTATTTAAATAATGGACGATTACCACCTGTACACGCAGTACGTTTGGAGGAAGTTTTAAACTATTTTAATTATCAATATCCACAACCGAAAGATAATAAACCGTTTGCAGTGCATATTAATACGTTTGATTCTCCTTGGAAATCACAAGCAAAACTCATTAAAGTTGCCATTCAAGCCAAAGATATTCAAAGCAAACAATTACCGCCTGCTAATTTAGTGTTTTTAGTCGATGTTTCAGGCAGTATGGATAGTGAAGATAAATTACCTTTAGTGAAAAAGACCTTGCGTATTTTAACTGAACAATTACGCCCAGAAGATAAAGTAACGATTATTACTTATGCATCAGGGGAAAAATTAGAGCTTGAACCAACATCAGGCAAGGAAAAAGATAAAATTCTTGCTGTGATTAACCGTTTGCAAGCTCAGGGAGCAACATCAGGCGAGCGTGCCATTCAAATGGCGTATCAACAAGCCGAAAAAGCCTTTGTAAAAGATGGCATTAACCGTATTTTATTGGCGACTGATGGCGATTTTAATGTCGGTATTACTGATTTTGACACTTTAAAAGGTATGGTAGCAGAAAAACGCAAAAGCGGTATTTCATTAACCACTTTAGGTTTTGGTCAAGGTAATTATAATGAACAGTTGATGGAACAATTAGCCGATGCAGGTGATGGTAATTATAGTTATATTGATAATGAAAAAGAAGCGAAAAAAGTTCTACAACGTCAATTATCATCGACTTTAGCAACTGTTGCTCAAGATGTCAAAATTCAAGTGGAATTTAATCCTAATACTGTTAAAGAATATCGCTTAATTGGTTATGAAAATCGTGCTTTAAAACAGGAAGATTTTAATAATGATAAAGTCGATGCAGGTGATATTGGTGCAGGTCATCAAGTGACAGCATTCTATGAAATTATTCCAACAGGTGTTCAAGGTTGGCTTGATGAAAGTCGCTATCAGAGTCAAAATAGTAGTAGCAATGATACAAAAAATAATGAGTACGGTTTATTTAAATTGCGTTATAAATTGCCAAATCAAAGCAATAGTCAGTTGATTGAAACGCCTATTTTAAAATCATCAAAAGCGTTTAATCAAGCTGATCAAGATACACAATTTGCAGTTGCAACCATTGCTTATGCCGAGCAATTGCGTGGTGGTCAATATAATGCCAATATGAACTGGAATGATATTTTAAAACTTGCACAAAATAATAGTGGTAATGACCCACATGGTTTACGAGCAGAGTTCGTAGAATTGGTTAAAATTGCCAAGAGTTTATCAAGTAATAAAGAGAAATAATCACTTCATTCTCAATTTAATATAAGTGATTGATTTGTAGGGGCGGAATATTTTCCGCCTGTACGCAATAAATGATTTAAATCATATCAATTCATTATAAATTTAAATTGAGAATGACGTATTTACCATAATAAAATTACACACGTTTACATTTCACTATATTTTCACTTAGCTCAGTTTGATAATGAAATTGTGTTTTAGATAATTTCATAATTAGATTGTGTTCAAATTCTTTATCTTCTGCAAATTTTTTCTCAAACTCACCCAGTTGCTCCAACTCTTGATTACTATGAAAATAATGAACCATATCAGTTCGAGCTTCTGAATAAATATTTTTGTTAATTTGCCATTGCCCTAGTGCAGTAATTTCCATTAAAGATTTTGGATTTTTTAGTCCAAAATCCACATTTTGAATAGTCGTATTTAAAATATTTTTAGTGGTATATGTGCCATCATTTCGATATTCAACTGAAATACGCTCTGTACCTTTTAAATGAGTGTCATCAAACTGGACAAAACATTGCCATTTACCAACCAACAAATTAGCATCAAAAGATTGTGCAAAAGTTGTAGTGGATAACAACAAAAGTGATAATAGTAGATATTTCATGATTCATTCTCTTGAATAAGTGGCGAATTAAAAACCTGTTCAAACCATGTTAATAATGCTTGATAAGAACCGCTATTTCTATCAATTAACTTATCAATATTTTGAGCAAATAGACTAATCGTTCCTAAATGTGGGTGTTTTTGCCATAACAACCAAGTGCCAATTTTGACTTTTAATTGTTGCGATGGTTTAAATCTTTTATCGGAAATATTCTCAATAATATCATCAACATATTCATAAAATATTTGTTCGTCTTGATGAATATTCTCTTTTATCCAATGTTCAATCGACCCGCTGTCTTTATTGTTGGGCATAATCCAAACACCGATATCTGGTCTTTGAACTTTTTCTAATTGGTAGGTTGCAATATTGGAATTTGGTGATAATAGATAATCATATTCAGCCAATTTATTGGCGATTCTTTGATGTGTTTTTGCAAACCCTTGACCATCTTTTTCAAAATCAGCATCTACAATAACACCCAATCTCTCTATGCGTTTATGTTGAATTTGCAATAATAAATCATCCAAAGCTTCATCAATAACACCGCCTTTGTTATTATGAAAACCAAAATCAATATCTGTGGGACTAAGAATATCAATATTTTTGATATTATCAATATTTATTTTGTGGTATTTACAAAATAATTCAAAGAAATTAACATCTGTTTTGCCTTCTACCAATAAAAACTTGCTCATCGCACATCAACCCCCAAATTTAATAGGCGTTGTAATTGATTTTCATCAACCACATTGGCAACAATTTGACTGGTACCGTCTTTATAATGCTCTTTGGTCATTTGAATTAACATACCGTCAATATCAGTTTTTACTTGTGAAATCTTAGAAAATGCTCGGATGCAGTCATTGCTATGGGTTGTGGCAAAAACTTGCACATTAAACCGCTCGGCAAGTTCAAATAACAAGCCCCATACTTTTTCTTGCACTTTATAATGCAAACCGTTATCAAATTCATCAATCAATAACAGTCCATCTTTGGCTTGGTGGAGATTTAAAATCAGTTGTAAAATGCGTTTCATTCCATCGCCCATACTATATAAAGGAATGGGTTTTTCACTATTTTTTAACCCAACCATAGGTATTCTATTGTCATTAAAAAGTTGATTGATAAAAGCCAGTTTTTCAATATCAGGTTCAATGATTTGTAAACTTTTAATCACTTCATTTTCATAAGGAGTTAAAATAATTTTATCCCAATACGCAGATAATTCTTGAATATCAACAAATTGAGTTGGAATATATTTTGACAAATAAATATGTTTACCTTTTTTCAATGTCCTATATTTTTCTTTGTATTCCAATTTTGATGGAATAGAGTGGCTAATTTCAAATAAACCCAAATTAAATGGATTTTTAACATCAATCGCAGTTGTTTTATGATTATAAGTCATTTCAAAAAATGATTGGTTTATTTCTCCAATCATAATATTTTCATTATTATCTTTTGGATATTTTCTCTGATAAAAAAAATCAGAAAATGGTGATAATTCTCTGTCATAGTTATTATTTTTTATATCATTATACTGCTCTGATAGGGTTTCTTCGTGATGAGACCTAGCAATATTATCCAAAACATACGGATTTCCACCACTGGCATAAATCCTTAACGCCTCCAAAACCGAACTTTTTCCCGCATTATTTTCACCAACAATCAAATTGACTCGCCCTAGAGTAGGGATTTTGACATCTTTTAAACCACGAAAATTTTGTATTTGCAAAGATTTTAGCATAATAGACCTATATTTTATGGGATTAATTTCATCATTATAACTTTATTCATATCATATTGATATATCAAATTACAACACCTTTTCTATATCTTTTACAATCTCTTCAGGCTTTGTCGTAGGTGCATAACGTTTCAACACTTCCCCATTCCGTCCCACTAAAAACTTGGTAAAATTCCATTTAATCATTTCACTACCGAGTAAACCTTTGGCATGATTTTTCAAATAGTTAAATAATGGGTGTGCTTGTTCGCCATTCACTTCAATTTTAGCAAACATCGGAAAAGTAACACCATAATTGAGTTGACAAAATTCGCCAATTTCCGCATTACTCGCTGGATCTTGTCCACCAAATTGATTACACGGAAAACCCAACACGCTAAAACCCTGTGCTTGATATTGTTGATAAATTTTTTCCAAACCCTCAAATTGTGGCGTAAATCCACATTTACTCGCAGTATTAACAATCAATAAAACTTGCCCTTGATAATCAGCTAAAGATTGCATTTCACCCGTCAAACGCTGTGCCTGAAATTGATAAATGGTCATTTAAACTTCCTCATCTGCCTGAAAAATTAATGATACTGAATTAATACAATAACGTAATCCTGTTGGCATATGTGGAGCATCATCAAACATATGACCTAAATGAGCATCACACCGTGTACACAGTGTTTCAATACGATGCATACCATGACTAAAATCATCAACTTCTGTTACACATTCATCATCAATCGGTTGATAAAAACTCGCCCAACCACAATGACTAATAAATTTATGGGTAGATGAAAATAAAGGTTGCTGACAACAACAACATACATAAATGCCTTTCTGCAAGCTATCCCAATATTGCCCTGTGTAAGGACGTTCCGTACCATGCAGACGAGTAACATAATATTGCTCATCTGATAGCTGATTTTGCCATTCAGACAAAGTTTTATTGACTTTTTCCATCATTCAAATGACTCAGTACTAATGAATTTTTCACTTTTAGCATTTATAGTATCACATCTAGGTCATGATGTGTATTTTTTATATGTAGTTCCACATTTTACCTAAAGTTTGATGGATAATTTAGATATACATCTCATCATAAATTTAAATATGTTATGATATTTGTATCACATTTATAATTGTATTTACAGGAGCTTATTATGCCATCTACACCACGCCAACTTAAAAAATCGTCTAAACTTGAACACGTTTGCTATGATATTCGTGGACCTGTCATGAAAGCTGCAATGGCGATGGAAGAACAAGGACATAAAATTATTAAACTCAATATTGGTAATCCTGCACCCTTTGGTTTTGAAGCACCACAAGAAATTGTTACAGATATGATGTTAAACCTGCCAAATGCTGCAGGTTATACCGATTCTAAAGGTATATTCCCTGCTCGTAAAGCGATTTGTCAATATTATCAACAAAAAGGTATTTTAGATTTACACGTTAATGATGTTTATATCGGTAATGGCGTGTCTGAACTCATCATGATGTCTATGCAAGGATTACTAGACAATGGCGATGAAATGCTTGTGCCAATGCCAGATTATCCGCTATGGACAGCTGCCGTTAATTTATCAGGCGGAACCGCAATTCACTATAAATGTGATGAAGAAAATAACTGGTATCCCGATATTGCAGATATGGAAAGTAAAATCACGGCGAATACTCGTGGTATCGTCATTATCAATCCAAATAACCCAACAGGTGCGGTTTATCCACGTCATATTTTACAACAAATTGTTGATTTAGCTCGTAAATATGATTTAGTATTATTTGCTGATGAAATTTATGACCGTATTATTTATGACGATGCAGAACACATTGCTGTTGCTTCTTTAGCCAAAGATGTATTGTGTATTTCGTTTAATGGACTTTCAAAATCACACCGTATTGCAGGTTATCGTGCAGGTTGGATGGCAATTACGGGTGATAAATCCCGTGCAACGGATTATATCGAAGGTTTAGATATGCTTGCTTCTATGCGTTTGTGTGCCAATCATCCATCACAATATGCAATTCAGACTTCATTAGGTGGTTATCAATCAATTAATGATTTGATTAAACCAAATGGACGTTTATATGAACAGCGTAATATTGCTTGGCAAATGCTGAATGAAATTCCAGGGGTAAGTTGCGTTAAACCTGAAGGGGCGATGTATTGTTTCCCACGCTTAGACCCAAATGTTTATCCAATTGACGATGATGAAAAGCTCATGCTTGACTTTTTACAAGCTGAAAAAGTGCTTTTAGTTCAAGGGACTGGGTTTAACTGGCCAACGCCTGACCATTTTCGTGTAGTGTTTTTACCTGCACCGATTGAATTGCGTGAAGCGTTAAATCGTTTAGGTCGTTTCTTGGCGAAGTTGCGTTAAGAGTTAGATCTTAATTATAAAAATACCCCTAATATTTAGGGGTGTTTTTACTTTCAATTTGTAGGATAATTCTTAATTGCTCTTATCCAACCCAAATAGCTTTCCAACCATTTTCCTGCCTTTTATGGTCATAAGCTTCTATTGCTATACACTCTACTTGATGTACAATATTTGGTTCATATTCCCGAACCAACTCAAGAGAGGTATATACACCACCAACATTTGTCCTCATAATGGCAAATTTGGAATTTTCATAAAATTTTAAAGTTCCACTTAATCTCATTAGTTGAAAAGGTAATTCATCAATATCGATAATCTCATAGTCATCTACATAAAACTTATTATCATTGAAGTATCCGAATGCCTTAATAGGAGTACCAATTGCATACTCTATTATTTTAGGAAAGTCTTTATGAGGTATAGGAAAATTAGATACTTTATTATTGGGAGAATCACAAATAAAGCTCAAACCTCGCTCTTTATTTATATTGCTAATGCAGCCAATTCTTTCGATATATTCTCTCTGTATTTTTATTTTAGCATCCGCTTGTTTTCCAGAGAAGAATTTTGATACATCAACTTTGTCTAAAATAGTAGTATCTTGATTATTATCCACTAAAATTTTATCTTGAACTTCTTGTTTATTTACTTGTATTTCTTTATGGCTATTTTGACCATCTTTAATATTTTGTTTATTCAACTCATTATGATTGAGTTCATAAACAAAATCAAAAAACTCTTTTATATCAAAATAAATAAAATACGCTAATTCTACGCCACCAAGTTTTATGGTGGTGATTTTTCTATTTGTATTTGGGCAAATACCAGTACATAATCTTTCATCTAATGTAACACAAACTTTTTTCTTAAAGGATACACTATTAGACTCTTTAATAATATCTCCTAAAAAATTGAGATAAAATTCAGGAAAAATACTTTCCTTTCTTTTTGATTTGTCAAAGTCTAATAAAGATAAATGCTTTTCAAAAGCAATGATTTCATAATCATTACTTCCAATAATCTTCTGAATAATTGGATGAGCAATATTATCACAAAAATCTTGATAAAGATTACCCTGTAACCCAAATACAAAATTACTTTGAAAAATTTCAGCCATTTAAATATATCTCTTGAATCTTCAGAAAATTCATTTTAACCAGGCTAATGTTACAGTCTAAAACTTTGCCATCAACAACTATATCATCAGCATTTATATCATAAAAAGGAATACCAAATTGGTTATTGATTGGTTTATCAATTATTTGTGATAAACAAAAATCATAAGCCAAAGACTTGATAATACTTGCATTAACTCTATTATCACTTCTATAATCTTTATTCTCAAAAATATTGTGAGAATAATATTTCCAATCAATAATAAATGTGATTTCTTGTTGTTGATTTCCTTTCCATCTACCTAAAACATCTTGATACACTTCATCATATGCATCTTTTGGAATATTCTTTAAACTAAACATATATTTACCATTCGGTATATATTGATAGCCTTTCAATGACCCCTGAATAATGCCTTTTGTACGATAAAGATTGGAAAATTTTTCTACAAATAACTTAAAAATAACTTCTGAAACCTCAAGAATATTTGAATTATTGATTTCTGATGCACTTTTGTTCAAAGAAATATCTACATTTAGGCGATTTGAACCGAAAGAAATCATGGATTTTACGGGCATTCGTTTAATTGATAAGATTTTTCTAGCAATCGCTATATTTAATGGGTTTTCATTAAATTGATTATTCAAAATTAGCTTTGTGATAATATCTGGTCTAATCCAACGTTTTAATCCATTAAAATCAAGATAAAATGGATTATTTGGAATAAGATTTTTGTCAATCCATACATAATCTTTAGTTAAATTTTGCTTATATTGGTTTAATGGTAAGTTGCTATCGCAATATAGAATACGATATTCTTTATTATTGGCAATCATATAGTTACACATTTCTTCCCAAATATAACTAAAATTATTGATCCCCCAAAATCCTTGATTACTATCCTTATCAAATTCTAGGTTACCATATAAGAAATGCTCAACCGCCTCATAAATATCCCAATATTGGTGATTTTTATAGGCAGTCATTTTATGAATATTATCCAAACAATCTTTTAAAATACTGATTGTAGATTCAAAAGAGTGTTCAGAGAATAAGCTTTGTTCTTGGCATAGGTATTTATAAGAAAAATTAAACGCAATTTCTTTAATTTGCTCAGATAATTCTTTCTCCAATTCACTTGCCAACTCTTTATAGATATAGCAAAATAATTCAATCAATTCAGATGGTACACCACGCACAATATTACGATAGCCAACCATTTGATCGACAAATATAGCATTATTATTTAGATAAATCCCTTTATCTAAATAGTTTTCAATTTTTGAATAATCTACATCTTCAACTAAGCCTAATTCTTGGATGAGAGATTCAATTTCTAACTCTTGATAAGTTTGAAAGATTTTATCAATCAAATCAATTTTACTATATAAGATTGTTTCATTACCATCCTCATCGGTGAAAATATATACCCCTTGATTATCCTTAATTTCAGCATTGTCTTTATTATTTGGGCGTTCATCTAGATATTTCTCGCCATTTTTACGAAACTTTTCAAAAGTACGATACATTGCAAAAAATAACTTTTTAACACTTTCATAATCTTCTTTAAAACTATCAAATCCTTTGGGTAAGGTAAATACCATTTTACCCAAATATTTATCTTTACGAATGCCAACAAATGAGCCACGAGAACGCTGTGGCTCATTTGGTTGAACAATGGTTAATTCATTGAAATTAAACATTATCTTTCCTGTATGGCTTTAACAAATTCCTTGACCTTTATGGCAAAATCACCAAAAGTAACCAATTTATTTTTGTTTTGCTCTACATTATCGTTACCGAAAAGGAGTTTTACTAAGGGTATTTTATCTCTATTAAAGACGCTATCCCAAATAAAAAACATCAATTTGCTTTGAATGATAGAATATTCAATTTGATTTTGAGAATTGGCTTTAATAAAATATCTACCAATTTGCTTATCTTCAATACCACGAATATAGTTATGGTTGGATTTGATAAATTGATTTAATTTATCAATGAAATGATAATACTCTTTATTATTAGGGTCATCTTTGTTATTTGAATTGTAGTAAAAAGCATTACCTTGTTCTCTAATTGGATTTGAATTTACATCAATAAATTGCCATTCCCAACGACGTTTAAAAGCGGTATCCATATGATAGATAGAACTATCAGAAGTATTCATTGTAGCGATAATATGTAGGTTGGGTGGGATTTTGATTGTTTTATTGACAACATCAAATCCTTCTCTACATTCTCCTTTTCCAAAAATTTCTTCTAATTCTTCATTAATATCCTCTAAGCTTTGGCTGTTTATATTTAGCAAAGATAGAGTTGCGTGAGTTGTTTCTCCAGTCTTATCATTAGTTGATGTTGTTTCAAAACCAATCATACTAAATAATTTAGCAAACATAACTCCTTGAATGGTAGTATCATAACTAGACCAACCATTATCCTTTCTATCTAATAATTGAAATACTGAACCAAAAATTGCTGATGAATTACCACGATTAATTTCATCAATGATAAGAGTAACATTATTTGGTTGTAGTTCTTTACCATTTTCATCAATCTTTTTCCTAATTTTCCGCTCTTTTTTGTTATACTCGTAAGTTTTTAAAATATTTGCATAAGCCTGTGCCAATGCCTTTAGAAAATGTCCTTCATAAAATCGATACTCAACATTGGATTTTGTGGAAATAGGCAATAATTTCCCCATAAAATCCCCATAAGTGTATTCGGGGTGAAATACCGCTTTAATCACATTTTCAGGATTTGCTTTTTCATCAATTTGTAACTCTTTGGGAATGATTTCTGATTTAATCAAATGACTTTTACCAGTTCCCGGACTGCCAAAAATAATGCGTTGAATCATAACTTTTCCTAATTTTAACAAAATTAACACAAGATAGAATTGGTATAAGCCAATTCTATCTATTGTATCACATTTTTTTACAAACTCTCAATCTCCCTCACACTCTCCTTCACCTTCCCAATTTGCCCTTCTAACTCAGCCAATTTCGATTTTTCACCTTCAACAACCGCAGGCGGTGCTTTGGCGACAAAACTTTCATTGGCAAGTTTATTTGCAATTTGGTCGTATTGTTTGGTAAGTTTTTCTAGTTCTTTATTGAGACGAGCCAATTCCACCGCAGGGTCAATCAAGCCTTTCATCGGCACATAAACGACTGCTTGTCCAATCACGCTAGATGATGATAATGGGGCTTTTTCGTCATTATTTAAGAAAGTTAAACTTTCGACTTTGGCAAGGGCTTTAAATAATGGTTCAATACGTTTAATTTGCTCTTTTTCACTGTCATTGATGTTTTGCAATAACACAGGCAATAATTTGGCATTACCTAAATTCATTTCGCCACGAATATTTCGCACCGCACCAATTAAACCTTGTAGCCAATTCATATCATTTTCGGCTTGCTCGTTAATACGACTTTCATCAGCGATTGGATACTCTGCAAGCATAATGCTTTCACCACCACGACCAATCATTGGAGCGAGTGTTTGCCAAATTTCTTCGGTAATAAATGGCATAATTGGGTGGGTTAAACGTAATGCTACTTCCATCACCGACAATAATACATAACGCACTTGAGCTTTACGTTCATCGCTGATATTTGGGTCATTCAATACAGGCTTGGTTAATTCGACATACCAATCGCAATATTCATTCCAAATAAAATCATAAATCGCCTGACTTGCTAAATCCAAACGATAAGTTTCAAAGGCAAGATTCACAGCAGTTTCTGCTTTTTGCAAACGGCTAATAATCCACTGTTCAGGCAATTCCCAAAGTTCTGGTTTTGCCGTTTGGTGGATTTCTTTACCGTCCACATTCATCAACACAAAACGAGTGGCATTCCAAATTTTATTGCAGAAATTACGATAGCCTTCAACGCGTTTTAAATCAAATTTAATATCACGCCCTGTATTTGCCAACGCACAGAAGGTAAATCGCACCGCATCTGTGCCATAGGCATTGATACCGTTTTCAAATTCTTTGCGCGTGGCTTTTTCAATTTGGCTGGCTTGTTTTGGATTCATTAAACCTGCGGTACGTTTAGCCACCAAGCTTTCTAAATCAATACCATCAATCAAATCTAATGGGTCAAGCACATTGCCCTTAGATTTAGACATTTTTTGTCCTTCGCTATCACGCACTAAACCGTGTACATAAACGGTTTTAAATGGCACTTGTGGCGTACCATCTTGGTTTTTGACAAAGTGCATGGTCATCATAATCATACGGGCAACCCAGAAGAAAATGATGTCAAAGCCAGTTACCAATACACTTGTTGGGTGGAATTTTTGTAAGATTTCATTTTGTAAATCAATTTCTTGATTGCCTGTCCAGCCAAGCGTTGAGAATGTCCATAAGGCTGATGAGAACCAAGTATCTAACACATCTTCATCTTGTTTTAATGCGGTATCGCCCAAATTGTACTTTTGACGAACTTCATCTTCATTGCGTCCCACATAAATATTGCCTGCTTCGTCATACCACGCAGGAATGCGATGACCCCACCATAATTGACGAGAAATACACCAATCTTGAATATCACGCATCCACGCCATATACATATTGGTATATTGTTCTGGCACAAATTTAATACGTCCGTCTTGTACCGCTTCAATGGCAGGTTTGGCTAATACTGCTGCTCTGACATACCATTGGTCAGTTAAGAATGGCTCAACAATCATACCAGAGCGGTCGCCACGAGGGGCTTTTAAAGTATAAGGCTCAATTTTTTCTAACCAACCTTCACTTTCAGCTTGTGCCACCAATTTTTTACGTGCTTCAAAACGCTCTAATCCTGCAT comes from Moraxella sp. ZY210820 and encodes:
- a CDS encoding valine--tRNA ligase, translated to MSILDRLSPTYDPVQIESGTYERWEQHGYFKPTLDKDKSFSIALPPPNVTGSLHMGHGFNNTIMDSLTRYHRMKGFNTLWQPGTDHAGIATQMVVERQLGLQNITRHDLGREKFLEKVWEWKAQSGGTITSQIRRLGSSVDWSRERFTMDDDLSDVVKEVFVRLHEEGLIYRGKRLVNWDPKLHTALSDLEVENNEEQGSLWHFKYFFADKSLKTADGKDYLVVATTRPETLLGDTAVAVHPEDERYRHLIGKTIVLPITGREVPIVADDYVEKEFGTGCVKITPAHDFNDYEVGKRHNLPLINIFNINAEILAEFDFIKKSDEAVSERITAPSDYAGLERFEARKKLVAQAESEGWLEKIEPYTLKAPRGDRSGMIVEPFLTDQWYVRAAVLAKPAIEAVQDGRIKFVPEQYTNMYMAWMRDIQDWCISRQLWWGHRIPAWYDEAGNIYVGRNEDEVRQKYNLGDTALKQDEDVLDTWFSSALWTFSTLGWTGNQEIDLQNEILQKFHPTSVLVTGFDIIFFWVARMIMMTMHFVKNQDGTPQVPFKTVYVHGLVRDSEGQKMSKSKGNVLDPLDLIDGIDLESLVAKRTAGLMNPKQASQIEKATRKEFENGINAYGTDAVRFTFCALANTGRDIKFDLKRVEGYRNFCNKIWNATRFVLMNVDGKEIHQTAKPELWELPEQWIISRLQKAETAVNLAFETYRLDLASQAIYDFIWNEYCDWYVELTKPVLNDPNISDERKAQVRYVLLSVMEVALRLTHPIMPFITEEIWQTLAPMIGRGGESIMLAEYPIADESRINEQAENDMNWLQGLIGAVRNIRGEMNLGNAKLLPVLLQNINDSEKEQIKRIEPLFKALAKVESLTFLNNDEKAPLSSSSVIGQAVVYVPMKGLIDPAVELARLNKELEKLTKQYDQIANKLANESFVAKAPPAVVEGEKSKLAELEGQIGKVKESVREIESL